From Halanaeroarchaeum sulfurireducens, a single genomic window includes:
- a CDS encoding DMT family transporter has translation MPGTAVYALALLPAVIWGFTPILSKRGLAGGGSSLQASLVVVVVTTTLYGLVVVVTVGWDTFLDLPPAAVVLFLLAGVVGAALARMANFTGIDRVGATITTATVSIRPLFTTILAVTLLGEHVGPFTVVGIVVLVGGLVTLTLSRGGDLSGWSTRDLLFPLSAAVFFAVGNVARRYGLVTFPDVTVLEAVALNEVGSLLALTVYAVAAGRHDVLGAPRRTYAYFVGSGGLSAVAMLSLFAALQAERVAIVDPLSATAPLFATLFAAVLLRDLEQVTRGVVAGATLVTVGVALITSV, from the coding sequence ATGCCGGGCACCGCGGTCTACGCGCTCGCCCTCCTCCCTGCCGTTATCTGGGGGTTCACTCCCATCCTCTCGAAACGGGGGTTGGCCGGTGGCGGCTCCTCACTCCAGGCGTCGCTCGTCGTGGTCGTCGTCACCACGACACTGTACGGCCTGGTGGTCGTGGTGACGGTGGGATGGGACACCTTTCTCGACCTCCCGCCAGCAGCGGTGGTCCTGTTCCTCCTCGCCGGGGTCGTAGGGGCCGCTCTCGCCCGAATGGCCAATTTCACCGGTATCGACCGCGTGGGCGCGACCATCACCACCGCCACGGTCTCGATCCGCCCCCTGTTCACGACCATCCTGGCCGTCACCCTCCTCGGCGAGCACGTCGGCCCCTTCACGGTTGTCGGTATCGTCGTGCTCGTCGGTGGGCTCGTGACGTTGACCCTCTCCCGGGGCGGCGACCTCTCCGGGTGGTCGACGCGGGATCTACTCTTTCCGCTGTCCGCCGCCGTCTTCTTCGCGGTTGGGAACGTGGCCCGGCGCTACGGGCTCGTGACCTTTCCGGACGTGACGGTCCTCGAGGCGGTGGCGTTGAACGAGGTGGGCAGTCTCCTCGCGCTGACGGTCTACGCGGTCGCTGCCGGCCGCCACGACGTCCTGGGGGCGCCCCGCCGGACGTACGCCTACTTCGTCGGGAGCGGCGGGCTGAGTGCGGTCGCCATGCTCTCGTTGTTCGCGGCCCTCCAGGCCGAGCGGGTGGCCATCGTCGATCCGCTGTCGGCCACCGCGCCGCTGTTCGCGACGCTGTTCGCGGCGGTGTTGTTGCGTGATCTCGAACAGGTGACTCGAGGCGTCGTCGCGGGTGCCACGCTCGTGACCGTCGGTGTGGCACTCATCACGAGCGTCTAA
- a CDS encoding type II toxin-antitoxin system VapC family toxin — MIYADTDFFIALVKDTDWLQNRATTIASEHEGNIYTSRATLLELLMISDRFEFDRMKALSHALEIASVPEDESVLFQAADYMENDDLTAFDAYHIAYASQDPIISSDTSFDRVTDDRISIEKKSTE, encoded by the coding sequence ATGATCTACGCCGACACGGATTTTTTCATCGCGCTCGTCAAAGACACCGATTGGCTACAAAACCGAGCAACGACAATTGCCTCAGAACATGAAGGAAATATCTACACATCGCGGGCAACGCTCCTTGAACTACTGATGATCTCAGATCGGTTCGAGTTCGATAGAATGAAAGCGCTTAGCCATGCGCTCGAAATCGCGTCTGTCCCTGAAGATGAGTCGGTTCTCTTTCAGGCAGCAGATTACATGGAAAACGACGACCTGACTGCATTCGATGCGTACCACATCGCCTATGCCAGTCAGGATCCGATAATCTCGTCTGATACGTCTTTTGACAGGGTCACTGACGACCGAATTTCGATCGAAAAGAAATCCACGGAGTAG
- a CDS encoding EMC6-like membrane protein, whose protein sequence is MATETESGLTGHTRSVVVTTIVSLGGVGAGVAAATVAAGPTDTLGLIAVLAAAAIELVVMRLLGVDIGEFGAKDHLYIFFMTFALWFVTWGVLLMSGVQ, encoded by the coding sequence ATGGCTACAGAGACTGAGAGCGGGTTGACCGGCCACACCCGCAGCGTGGTGGTCACGACCATCGTGTCCCTGGGTGGGGTCGGGGCCGGTGTCGCGGCCGCCACGGTCGCCGCCGGGCCGACGGACACCCTGGGCCTGATCGCCGTGCTCGCGGCCGCGGCCATCGAACTCGTCGTCATGCGTCTCCTCGGCGTCGATATCGGCGAGTTCGGGGCGAAAGATCACCTCTACATCTTCTTCATGACGTTCGCCCTGTGGTTCGTGACCTGGGGCGTCCTGCTCATGAGCGGTGTCCAGTGA
- a CDS encoding carboxypeptidase M32 codes for MSEDGSAYDELLDRYARVVDVGNAQGLLRWDQQVMMPEGGTPARSKQLSTLSSLSHDLLTDERVGELLDDLEDADLDAEQAGAVREIRREYRRETRVPRELVERISEAASEALPVWESAREEDDWDAFAPALEELLDLKREYAHHIDPDRDPYAVLFEDYEPYLGLDTAERVLGRLADEVPPLIDAVRASEVDLPSPFEGEFDPATQEDLARDVLDALGYEWEHGRLDTSTHPFSTGTQFDARVTTRFSPEDPLDSLYSTVHEFGHATYTLGLPREEYGSPLGQSRDMTVHESQSRLWENHVGRSRAFWKHFLPALIERFPRLDGLTPGEMYAAANRVDPDNTIRVEADELTYHMHIALRFEIERDLVADDLDVAEVPQVWNDKMEEYLGVRPETDRDGALQDIHWSHGNFGYFPTYSLGSVLAAQLSAAAEDAIDDLDGRIAAGEFAPLTDWLCSEIHRPGARMPTDDLVESATGEAYSADHFLEYVTEKYGELYDL; via the coding sequence ATGTCCGAGGACGGATCTGCCTACGACGAACTTCTCGACCGGTACGCCCGCGTCGTCGACGTCGGCAACGCCCAGGGGCTGTTGCGCTGGGATCAACAGGTCATGATGCCCGAGGGCGGGACGCCGGCCCGGTCGAAACAGCTGTCGACGCTCTCCTCGCTCTCCCACGACCTGCTGACGGACGAGCGGGTGGGCGAGTTGCTCGACGACCTCGAGGACGCGGACCTCGACGCCGAGCAGGCCGGGGCCGTCCGCGAGATCCGTCGGGAGTACCGCCGCGAGACGCGCGTCCCCCGCGAACTGGTCGAGCGCATCTCCGAGGCCGCGAGCGAGGCCCTGCCGGTCTGGGAGTCCGCCCGCGAGGAGGACGACTGGGACGCCTTCGCGCCCGCGCTCGAGGAACTGCTCGACCTCAAGCGGGAGTACGCACATCACATCGATCCCGACCGGGACCCCTACGCGGTCCTCTTCGAGGATTACGAACCGTACCTCGGCCTCGACACCGCCGAGCGCGTGCTCGGTCGGCTCGCCGACGAAGTACCCCCACTCATCGACGCCGTGCGGGCGAGCGAGGTCGACCTCCCGTCGCCGTTCGAGGGGGAGTTCGATCCGGCGACCCAGGAGGACCTCGCACGCGACGTCCTCGACGCACTGGGCTACGAGTGGGAGCACGGCCGCCTCGACACCTCCACACACCCCTTCTCGACGGGAACGCAGTTCGACGCCCGGGTGACGACCCGCTTTTCCCCCGAGGACCCACTCGATTCGCTGTACAGCACCGTCCACGAGTTCGGCCACGCCACGTACACCCTCGGTCTGCCACGCGAGGAGTACGGATCGCCGCTCGGGCAGTCCCGGGACATGACCGTCCACGAGTCCCAGTCGCGGCTCTGGGAGAATCACGTCGGCCGGTCGCGGGCCTTCTGGAAGCACTTCCTGCCGGCGCTGATCGAGCGCTTCCCGCGTCTCGACGGCCTCACGCCCGGGGAGATGTACGCCGCGGCGAACCGTGTCGACCCGGACAACACCATCCGGGTCGAGGCGGACGAACTCACCTATCACATGCACATCGCGCTGCGCTTCGAGATCGAACGCGACCTCGTCGCGGACGACCTGGACGTGGCGGAGGTCCCCCAGGTCTGGAACGACAAGATGGAGGAGTATCTGGGCGTTCGCCCCGAGACCGACCGCGACGGCGCACTCCAGGACATCCACTGGAGCCACGGCAACTTCGGCTACTTCCCGACCTACTCGCTGGGGAGCGTTCTCGCCGCACAACTGTCCGCGGCCGCCGAGGACGCCATCGACGATCTCGACGGGCGGATCGCCGCCGGCGAGTTCGCCCCACTTACCGACTGGCTCTGTTCCGAGATCCATCGCCCCGGTGCCCGCATGCCCACCGACGACCTCGTCGAGTCGGCCACGGGCGAGGCGTACTCGGCGGACCACTTCCTCGAATACGTCACGGAGAAGTACGGCGAACTGTACGACCTATAG
- a CDS encoding ribosome biogenesis/translation initiation ATPase RLI, producing the protein MAEDSIAVVDLERCQPDRCSYECVNFCPPNRTGKDCIVERGEYYEDEEPYAGEPDQVHISEEICLGEKCGICVVKCPFDAIEILNLPQELEEDPTHRYGQNAFALYGLPIPETGKVTGFLGPNGIGKSTAVHALAGEMIPNLGRFDEPPDWDAVIDEYRGTELQDYLVGVRDGDITVAQKPQNVDQIPDQFDGTTSELLASTDERGELDDIVSRLGIDPVRDQAIESLSGGELQRVALAAALARDADFYFLDEVSPYLDISQRVTAARLIRELAVEEDRAVLVVEHDLAILDLLADSLHIGYGQPSVFGVVTPPKSVRNGINEYLEGYLTTENMRIRPEAIEFEAHAPRPVENADVLVEYPDMAKSYGDGEFSLSVDGGEVHRNEVLGIVGPNGIGKSTFAKLLAGRLEPDEGDLGMDLDIAYKPQYVEADERVPVSAFLSGITDEFGTSYWNTEIAQPLQLERIMDQLLTELSGGERQRVAIAATLSRDADLYLLDEPSAHLDVEQRVLATRAIRRFAENRETTVMVIDHDIYVVDLLADRLMVFDGEPAQQGHASTPQSMRSGMNEFLANLDVTFRRDERLGRPRINKPGSQLDRQQKRDGEYYYTG; encoded by the coding sequence ATGGCCGAGGACAGCATCGCGGTCGTCGACCTCGAACGGTGTCAACCCGACCGGTGTAGCTACGAGTGTGTCAACTTCTGTCCTCCCAACCGCACCGGCAAGGACTGCATCGTCGAGCGGGGCGAGTACTACGAGGACGAGGAACCCTACGCGGGTGAACCCGACCAGGTGCATATCTCCGAGGAGATCTGCCTGGGAGAGAAATGTGGCATCTGCGTCGTGAAATGCCCCTTCGACGCCATCGAGATTCTCAACCTTCCACAGGAACTCGAGGAGGATCCGACCCACCGCTACGGGCAGAACGCGTTCGCCCTGTACGGCCTCCCCATCCCGGAGACGGGCAAGGTCACCGGGTTTCTCGGTCCCAACGGGATCGGGAAGTCCACCGCCGTTCACGCGCTCGCCGGCGAGATGATCCCGAACCTGGGCCGGTTCGACGAGCCGCCGGACTGGGACGCCGTCATCGACGAATACCGCGGGACCGAACTGCAAGACTACCTCGTGGGAGTCCGGGACGGCGACATCACGGTGGCCCAGAAGCCCCAGAACGTCGACCAAATTCCTGACCAGTTCGACGGCACCACCAGCGAACTGCTCGCGAGCACCGACGAGCGGGGGGAACTCGACGACATCGTCTCGCGACTCGGCATCGACCCGGTCCGCGACCAGGCCATCGAGAGCCTGTCGGGCGGTGAACTCCAGCGGGTCGCACTGGCGGCCGCGCTGGCCCGTGACGCCGACTTCTACTTCCTGGACGAGGTGTCCCCCTACCTCGACATCAGCCAGCGGGTCACTGCCGCCCGCCTCATCCGCGAACTGGCCGTCGAGGAGGACCGGGCCGTGCTCGTCGTCGAACACGACCTCGCGATCCTCGACCTGCTGGCCGACTCGCTGCACATCGGGTACGGGCAGCCCTCGGTGTTCGGTGTCGTCACGCCCCCCAAGTCGGTCAGAAACGGGATCAACGAGTATCTCGAGGGGTACCTCACCACCGAGAACATGCGCATCCGCCCCGAGGCAATCGAGTTCGAGGCGCACGCGCCCCGGCCGGTCGAGAACGCCGACGTCCTCGTGGAGTACCCGGACATGGCGAAGTCCTACGGCGACGGGGAGTTCTCGCTGTCCGTCGACGGCGGCGAGGTTCACCGCAACGAGGTACTGGGTATCGTGGGTCCGAACGGCATCGGGAAGTCCACCTTCGCGAAGCTGCTGGCGGGCCGTCTCGAACCGGACGAGGGCGACCTCGGGATGGACCTGGACATCGCGTACAAACCCCAGTACGTGGAGGCCGACGAGCGCGTTCCCGTCTCGGCGTTTCTCAGTGGGATCACCGACGAGTTCGGCACCTCCTACTGGAACACCGAGATCGCACAGCCCCTCCAGCTCGAGCGCATCATGGACCAGTTGCTCACCGAGCTCTCCGGCGGGGAGCGCCAGCGGGTCGCCATCGCCGCGACCCTCTCGCGGGACGCCGACCTCTACCTGCTCGACGAGCCCTCCGCCCACCTGGACGTCGAGCAGCGCGTGCTCGCGACCCGGGCCATCCGACGATTCGCCGAAAACCGCGAGACGACCGTGATGGTCATCGACCACGACATTTACGTCGTCGACCTGTTGGCCGACCGGCTGATGGTCTTCGACGGTGAGCCCGCCCAGCAGGGCCACGCCAGCACGCCCCAGTCCATGCGATCGGGCATGAACGAGTTCCTCGCCAACCTGGACGTCACCTTTCGGCGCGACGAGCGCCTCGGTCGGCCCCGCATCAACAAGCCGGGCAGTCAGCTCGATCGACAGCAAAAGCGCGACGGCGAGTACTACTATACCGGATAA
- a CDS encoding M20 family metallopeptidase — MTELEDLTTRLVSIQSHEDPTAAGDAIESWLRAETNAAITRDDAGNVIARRGNGRSLALVGHHDVVPPADSQVEGEEYVVEERDGRLYGRGTADMKGSVAAMLLAFRDADPAGELVFASFVGEEEGGVGARAAIEDGFAPDYAIVGEGSMGYSAPGVLDVAVAHKGRRGSTLLATGESAHASEPEKGENAVYRASDAVDVVRDLAVPETTVMGSTMAGSLAVTGIEGGTAWNVIPDACEVTIDERTVPGERASLERTEDVPGVEWRVDQDLPPMRCDDEGFASRVVEAADAVQSGVAEPVTKPHATDAGWLADAGTTTVVCGAAEPGEAHTAGESVALDVLDRVRRCYERVASNWSGREG, encoded by the coding sequence ATGACCGAACTCGAGGACCTCACCACCCGCCTCGTATCGATCCAGAGCCACGAGGATCCCACCGCCGCCGGCGACGCCATCGAGTCGTGGCTCCGAGCGGAGACAAACGCGGCAATCACCCGCGACGACGCCGGAAACGTCATCGCACGCCGGGGGAACGGCCGCTCGCTCGCACTCGTCGGCCACCACGACGTCGTCCCGCCGGCCGACTCGCAGGTCGAGGGCGAGGAGTACGTCGTGGAGGAACGCGACGGGCGGCTCTACGGCCGCGGGACCGCGGACATGAAGGGGTCCGTCGCCGCCATGCTGCTGGCCTTCCGCGACGCCGATCCGGCAGGCGAACTCGTCTTCGCGAGCTTCGTCGGCGAGGAGGAAGGGGGCGTCGGCGCCCGCGCGGCCATCGAGGACGGATTCGCGCCGGACTACGCCATCGTCGGCGAGGGATCGATGGGCTACTCGGCGCCGGGCGTCCTCGACGTCGCCGTCGCCCACAAAGGGCGGCGCGGGAGTACGCTGCTGGCGACCGGCGAGTCGGCCCACGCGAGTGAGCCGGAGAAGGGCGAGAACGCCGTGTACAGGGCGTCTGACGCCGTGGACGTCGTCCGCGACCTGGCCGTTCCCGAGACGACCGTCATGGGGTCAACGATGGCCGGGAGTCTGGCGGTGACCGGCATCGAGGGCGGCACGGCCTGGAACGTCATCCCCGACGCCTGCGAGGTGACGATCGACGAGCGAACCGTCCCCGGCGAACGGGCGTCGCTGGAACGTACCGAGGACGTGCCGGGCGTCGAGTGGCGGGTCGATCAGGACCTGCCCCCCATGCGCTGTGACGACGAGGGCTTCGCGTCCCGGGTGGTCGAGGCCGCGGACGCAGTGCAGTCCGGGGTGGCCGAACCGGTCACCAAGCCGCACGCCACCGACGCCGGATGGCTGGCCGACGCCGGGACGACGACGGTCGTCTGCGGCGCAGCCGAACCTGGAGAGGCCCACACCGCCGGCGAGAGCGTCGCACTCGACGTGCTCGACCGGGTGCGCCGGTGCTACGAACGGGTCGCGTCGAACTGGTCGGGACGCGAGGGTTGA
- a CDS encoding DUF6517 family protein — MKRITRRSVLGGVATGLASTAGCLGVLTGDEPLEYESDPATVPSAVLDSTGYELANEEAPTVSREFTVAGQTREVKVTNHVVSYEKAVDMGPLGSLRAAMFSAFTTPQIQIAGKTLSPIGEMSNRDLLRTIASRYEGLSVGEKVGSQSVSTLDQTVTVERYEGTITVQDQEVPIYLLFSRFQHGDDYVVPVGGYPQQRTAEESNIYTLIERLEH, encoded by the coding sequence ATGAAACGAATCACTCGACGTTCAGTGCTCGGCGGCGTCGCCACGGGACTCGCATCGACGGCCGGCTGCCTGGGCGTGCTGACCGGCGACGAACCACTCGAATACGAATCGGACCCGGCGACCGTCCCGTCAGCGGTTCTCGACTCGACGGGCTACGAACTGGCCAACGAGGAGGCCCCGACCGTCTCGCGGGAGTTCACCGTCGCCGGGCAGACCCGGGAGGTGAAGGTCACCAATCACGTCGTCTCTTACGAGAAGGCCGTCGATATGGGTCCGCTTGGATCGCTCCGGGCCGCCATGTTCTCCGCGTTCACCACGCCGCAGATCCAGATCGCTGGCAAAACCCTCAGTCCGATCGGCGAGATGTCGAATCGGGACCTGTTACGGACCATCGCGTCGCGGTACGAGGGGCTCTCGGTCGGCGAAAAGGTGGGCTCGCAATCCGTCTCCACGCTGGACCAGACGGTGACCGTCGAACGATACGAAGGGACGATTACCGTCCAGGACCAGGAGGTTCCGATCTACCTCCTGTTCTCCCGGTTCCAGCACGGCGACGACTACGTCGTCCCCGTCGGCGGCTATCCACAACAGCGCACCGCTGAGGAGTCGAACATCTACACGCTCATCGAGCGCCTCGAACACTGA
- a CDS encoding HVO_0416 family zinc finger protein, with translation MATADTSDDTVLDQFLENKGHTTATWERSYNKKQCPECGAIHDPDAMSCTVCGWAA, from the coding sequence ATGGCGACCGCAGACACTTCGGACGACACTGTCCTGGACCAGTTCCTCGAGAACAAGGGCCACACGACTGCGACGTGGGAGCGAAGCTATAACAAAAAGCAGTGTCCGGAGTGTGGAGCAATTCACGACCCAGACGCGATGAGCTGTACGGTCTGTGGCTGGGCGGCCTGA
- a CDS encoding UvrD-helicase domain-containing protein has protein sequence MTDTEPVVTRLFGGPGSGKTTALLDRVDDLLERDDVDIRDVLVVSYTRAAAAEVRERLADRLDKNPRALRGNVSTMHAKAYDLLNLSRGDVVGESDKEEFCEEYGLPYEDEYASGSRRTARSTTLGNKIIATSQWLQRTQRDVADWYDVPYRWNDEEVRLPPDIDENAQVGNKYTPTWPTSDDRFDVPEAIRAWRSYKGNNDLVGFADMLERVKGRSLVPNVDHLVIDEFQDITQLQYAVYDEWKPYMETTFIAGDDDQVVYAWQGADPKLLLDEAADEDVILENSYRLPSHVLDVVQQEVGHIEERQDKDLRPRKEGGAVEAIESPSVLDLVRNVRSTIRDSEEESVMVLFRARYQLFEFVDEFIGEGIPFKALTDQRLWTDRLQQYIAAVEALDRDEPIDGLQTRRLVDMLQASAFGTNDRADLRDELDEREEALDEDADLTDLEFEPATVREYVPFVPAPASAADMLRKVTRYQRRSVDAYFRGDYQHVKPDRVRVGTIHSAKGREADHVFLATDLTEKVVEQMVATATDDEVPAGVEFTRQSSPVPVLTDNERRVFYVGMSRARERLVLLQNLIDGAPTLPIDVLLYGQPTGNTLEASLEGEDGVTTVR, from the coding sequence ATGACCGACACGGAGCCGGTTGTTACCCGCCTCTTCGGTGGTCCCGGAAGCGGGAAGACAACCGCACTGCTGGACCGCGTCGACGACCTCCTCGAGAGGGACGACGTCGACATCAGGGACGTCCTCGTGGTCTCGTACACGCGAGCAGCGGCGGCCGAGGTGCGAGAGCGGCTCGCGGATCGTCTCGACAAGAACCCCCGGGCCCTGCGCGGCAACGTCTCGACGATGCACGCGAAGGCGTACGACCTTCTCAACCTCTCGCGGGGTGACGTCGTAGGTGAAAGCGACAAAGAAGAGTTCTGCGAGGAGTACGGACTTCCCTACGAGGACGAATACGCCTCGGGGTCCCGACGAACGGCCCGCTCGACCACGCTGGGCAACAAGATCATCGCGACCAGCCAGTGGCTCCAGCGGACCCAGCGCGACGTTGCGGACTGGTACGACGTCCCCTACCGGTGGAACGACGAGGAGGTCCGGCTCCCGCCCGACATCGACGAGAACGCACAGGTCGGCAACAAGTACACCCCCACCTGGCCCACGAGTGACGACCGCTTCGACGTTCCCGAGGCCATCAGGGCCTGGCGGTCCTACAAGGGCAATAACGACCTCGTGGGCTTCGCGGACATGCTCGAACGGGTCAAGGGGCGCTCGCTGGTCCCGAACGTCGACCACCTCGTCATCGACGAGTTTCAGGACATCACTCAGTTGCAGTACGCCGTCTACGACGAGTGGAAACCGTACATGGAAACGACGTTCATCGCGGGCGACGACGACCAGGTGGTCTACGCCTGGCAGGGTGCCGATCCGAAGTTGCTCCTCGACGAAGCGGCCGACGAGGACGTCATCCTCGAGAACTCCTACCGTCTCCCCTCCCACGTCCTCGACGTGGTCCAGCAGGAGGTCGGCCACATCGAGGAGCGACAGGACAAAGACCTCCGGCCACGCAAGGAAGGTGGCGCGGTCGAGGCCATCGAAAGCCCCTCCGTGCTCGACCTGGTTCGCAACGTCAGGAGCACGATCCGTGACTCCGAGGAGGAGTCGGTGATGGTACTCTTCCGGGCGCGCTACCAGCTCTTCGAGTTCGTCGACGAGTTCATCGGGGAGGGGATCCCCTTCAAGGCGCTCACCGACCAGCGCCTCTGGACCGACCGCCTCCAGCAGTACATCGCGGCCGTCGAGGCCCTCGATCGGGACGAGCCCATCGACGGCCTCCAGACGCGCCGACTCGTGGACATGCTCCAGGCCTCGGCCTTCGGGACGAACGACCGCGCCGACCTGCGCGATGAACTCGACGAGCGCGAGGAGGCCCTGGACGAGGACGCCGACCTCACCGACCTCGAATTCGAGCCGGCGACGGTTCGCGAGTACGTCCCCTTCGTTCCGGCACCCGCCTCGGCGGCCGACATGCTCCGGAAGGTCACCCGGTACCAGCGTCGGAGCGTCGACGCCTACTTCCGCGGCGACTACCAGCACGTCAAACCGGACCGCGTCCGCGTCGGCACCATCCACAGCGCCAAGGGTCGCGAGGCCGATCACGTCTTCCTGGCGACAGACCTTACCGAGAAGGTCGTCGAGCAGATGGTCGCGACCGCGACGGACGATGAGGTGCCCGCGGGCGTCGAGTTCACCCGCCAGAGTTCCCCCGTGCCGGTGCTCACCGACAACGAGCGACGGGTCTTTTACGTCGGAATGAGCCGCGCCCGCGAGCGCCTGGTCTTGCTCCAGAACCTGATCGACGGGGCACCGACACTCCCCATCGACGTGCTGCTGTACGGCCAGCCCACCGGGAACACGCTCGAGGCGTCCCTCGAAGGCGAGGACGGCGTCACCACCGTCCGCTGA
- a CDS encoding PINc/VapC family ATPase: protein MKIVPDTSVVVDGRVSEKVAEGEYAGATIYLPEAVVGEIEAQANRGRDIGWDGIEELQRLAELDDDGEIEIEYVGGRATEGEIERASEGAIDAVIREVAVDYDATFVTSDIVQAEVGRGKGLTVEYLEPKERERGRLGIENYFDEETMSVHLKVGVVPMAKRGAVGDMSYQRIGEDPLDADLLKEFASEIIDAGKRGDDAFIELREEGMIIAQIRDMRIAIAEPPFSDGIEITAVRPIVKTTMEDYEHVEELQSRLLERDRGVLVAGAPGAGKSTFAQAVAEFLDDAGNVVKTMEKPRDLQVGPEITQYTELAGTMEKTADSLLMVRPDYTIYDEIRKTDDFGVFADMRLAGVGMVGVVHATRPIDALQRLVGRVELGMIPQIVDTVVFIEEGQIQTIYDVVTEVKVPQGLMEQDLARPVIVVRDFETQRPAYEIYTFNRQVVTVPLDGEDDSEESGVDRLAKNEVEREIEAATRGPIEVDISSPNQAIVYVSEDDISHVIGKGGGRISDIEERLGMSIDVRTLDEHPDHGTGGGNGARQTAEPSREQGEIVTPEITSRHVVIPVDGARAGETVEVQADGEYLFTATVGREGDIKVSRGSAIAEELERAIDREMMITVS, encoded by the coding sequence ATGAAGATCGTTCCGGACACGAGCGTGGTCGTCGACGGCCGCGTCTCGGAGAAGGTGGCCGAGGGGGAGTACGCCGGGGCCACCATCTACCTCCCCGAGGCCGTCGTCGGCGAGATCGAGGCACAGGCCAACCGCGGTCGCGACATCGGGTGGGACGGCATCGAGGAGCTCCAGCGCCTCGCCGAGCTCGACGACGACGGCGAGATCGAGATCGAGTACGTCGGGGGGCGGGCCACGGAGGGGGAGATCGAGCGCGCGAGCGAGGGGGCCATCGACGCAGTCATTCGCGAGGTCGCCGTCGACTACGACGCCACGTTCGTCACGAGCGACATCGTCCAGGCGGAGGTCGGACGCGGCAAGGGGCTCACGGTCGAGTACCTCGAGCCCAAGGAACGCGAGCGGGGACGACTCGGTATCGAGAACTACTTCGACGAGGAGACCATGTCCGTCCACCTCAAGGTGGGCGTCGTTCCGATGGCCAAGCGCGGTGCGGTCGGTGACATGTCCTATCAGCGGATCGGCGAGGACCCCCTCGACGCCGACCTCCTGAAGGAGTTCGCCTCGGAGATCATCGACGCCGGGAAGCGCGGCGACGACGCCTTCATCGAATTGCGCGAAGAGGGCATGATCATCGCCCAGATCCGGGACATGCGCATCGCCATCGCGGAGCCCCCCTTCTCGGACGGCATCGAGATCACCGCCGTCCGGCCGATCGTCAAGACGACGATGGAGGACTACGAGCACGTCGAGGAGCTCCAGAGCAGGCTGCTCGAGCGGGACCGGGGCGTGCTCGTCGCCGGTGCGCCGGGCGCCGGGAAGTCGACGTTCGCCCAGGCCGTCGCCGAGTTTCTCGACGACGCCGGCAACGTCGTGAAGACGATGGAGAAACCGCGCGATCTCCAGGTCGGCCCGGAGATCACCCAGTACACCGAACTCGCGGGTACCATGGAGAAGACGGCCGACTCGCTTTTGATGGTCCGGCCCGATTACACCATCTACGACGAGATCAGAAAGACCGACGACTTCGGCGTCTTCGCGGACATGCGGCTGGCCGGGGTGGGTATGGTCGGCGTCGTCCACGCGACCCGACCCATCGACGCCCTCCAGCGGCTCGTCGGCCGGGTCGAACTCGGGATGATTCCGCAGATCGTGGACACGGTCGTCTTCATCGAGGAAGGACAGATCCAGACCATCTACGACGTGGTCACCGAGGTCAAGGTCCCCCAGGGACTCATGGAGCAGGACCTCGCCCGGCCGGTCATCGTCGTCCGGGACTTCGAGACCCAGCGTCCGGCCTACGAGATATACACGTTCAACCGGCAGGTCGTCACGGTTCCCCTCGATGGGGAGGACGACTCCGAGGAGAGCGGTGTGGATCGGCTGGCGAAAAACGAGGTCGAACGCGAGATCGAGGCAGCGACCCGGGGCCCCATCGAGGTCGATATATCGAGTCCGAATCAGGCGATCGTCTACGTGAGCGAGGACGACATCTCGCACGTCATCGGCAAGGGCGGCGGCCGCATCAGCGACATCGAGGAGCGCCTCGGGATGTCGATCGACGTCCGCACCCTCGACGAACACCCCGATCACGGCACAGGTGGGGGGAACGGTGCCAGGCAGACCGCCGAGCCCTCACGCGAACAGGGCGAGATCGTGACGCCGGAAATCACGTCCCGACACGTCGTCATCCCGGTCGACGGGGCCCGTGCCGGCGAGACCGTCGAGGTGCAGGCGGACGGCGAGTACCTCTTTACCGCCACCGTCGGCCGGGAGGGCGACATCAAGGTCTCCCGCGGCAGCGCGATCGCGGAGGAACTCGAGCGGGCGATCGACCGCGAGATGATGATAACGGTTAGCTGA
- a CDS encoding DUF7563 family protein codes for MPECQNCGSFVTDAYVRVFTPDGVTKPRVCPNCEDKIRDGADVREARSTRRS; via the coding sequence ATGCCAGAGTGCCAAAACTGTGGCTCTTTTGTAACCGATGCGTACGTCCGGGTGTTCACGCCGGACGGGGTGACAAAGCCGCGGGTGTGTCCGAACTGCGAGGACAAGATTCGCGACGGTGCAGACGTGCGGGAGGCGCGTTCGACACGTCGGTCCTAA